Below is a genomic region from Hevea brasiliensis isolate MT/VB/25A 57/8 chromosome 3, ASM3005281v1, whole genome shotgun sequence.
AGGTTAAGGTTATAAATCTTAGGTTTTGTTGTAGTTTACCTATCATTATCCAAAGCATTGGATTTTTATTAAAacaaacaaataaaaatgaaaaaaaaaaagcttttctCCTCATCAATTAAGTCTCCCATATCAAAAAGAATTAGaaataattaatgataataaGAGTGATTACCGACCAATGAAACTGTAGATCAAGTGCAATAGAACTCATCCTCTAGTCATTATATAAGGCTATCAAATTCCCCATTTTCTGTCATGCTTTGTTTCGATTCTATTATCTTCTAAGAGTGAAGTTTGATTAACTAGAAATCAATGATGAAGAAACAATTTGCTATTCTGCTACTTCACCTTTTTTGCTCAGCTGCATTTTTCCCTCAAGGTCTAGCTCGGCCATGGTTGCAAGGGTTTGAAGATGAGGAACCTCAAGGTTTTGCACTTCCACCCATTCCCTCTAAAGTTGCAAAATGCTTGGGAGATTTCCACGTTGAAAAGAAATGTGTTGGTgagataattgcatcaatttggaATCACAAGGTTTCGGTTGATCCAGAATGCTGCAGCTCAGTTGACGAAACGAGTGAAGATTGTGCTGGAACTATATTTGCCGGCCTTAGCCATTCCTTTTTTACAattgttttgaaaaattattgtgctcATCATAAATAAGCACCACAGCTTAAAGCTTAGTTATCTTCATTAGGATTTTGTTTTGTTCTTTGAATGATATTTAGGATTATATTCATCATTAGAGATTAGGATTTTTAGATTTGGTTTGTTGCTATGAGTGTCTCCATATGATAAACGTTAATAAAGATTGCCTTGCCTTTTTCAATACGGTAGTAAGTACTCAATTCTAAAAGAAATTCTTGTAGAGATCCATTTCTCTTAGCTTAGTCATTGATAGTACTCAAATTAAAATTGGCAAGTGAATTTGATCCAATCTAAACACGCAAGTGAATAGTCTTGCAtgatttaaggggggaagaactTAGAagtcttgcatgatttaagaaggGAAGAACTTAGAAGTCTTGCATGATTTAAGGAGGGAAGAACTTAGAAATGTATTGAGATGAAGAACGTAATGAAGGGGTAACTTGAGCGTAACGTCTTAAATTTATCTTCACTATCTTCAATCAACTGTACCTAACTTAATTAGTCATTAGTCCTACAGCTTGGAACATGATTGGATTTATCGATCCTTTATTCATCATCAGCTACCAAAATATCCATCTCTTCGTTagaaaatgataaaatttaatttcCATGACTAATTTGTCATGGGATCGTTGACTTGTGGTAGCTAGCTTAAATTTGGTGGGTGCATTTGCAACTTGCCTTGGTGGAAAGGTCAGCGAAGACTAAATCCGATCAAGGCTTGGTTTGACCCATAAATCACATTGGAATTGACCTGAGTCAACGGTTTCAACTCTTGAATCGATTCTGAATCTAACCTTTTTTCTTGAATTAGAGTAAGAACCGATTAGAAACTAGCAGGTTCAAATCGATgatttgtctttttaattttttacattagaaactaaataaattatgTCTAAAAATTTATTATAGTTTGATAATACGTAGAATCGAATTAAAATAGACAACAACCATTTTCAACCAAAATCGAGCCAAACCATGAGGTCGGTCGAACcaatgatttcgccttgaaattGGACTGCAGCCAAGTCTATCAAAGACGATTTCAATAGATTAATATCATTCATCGTATCTCAATTTAGGTGTTGTATTATAATAAAAGTATCTAAAAATTAACTTATAGCTATACatcttttaaaataaaatgaaataatatatataattaattttttattacattaaaataaaataaaaaattaagataaattaaatgtaaatcttTTGTATATTAACCTGAATTTGAATTAAAAAGTaatacaagtaaaaataatattattaattttctttaagaaaataataatttcataatttttaataagataaattaaataattaattttaaatatttacaaaaatattacattatttttaaaaatatgattttatttcaaataagtaaaaataaatacaaatttaaaattttaaactaattgtaaagtttggaagaaaatttccATAATCATATTCATGATTTATTTTGAAtacttttataaaaattgcaaaaaaaattaaatttaagtttagaaattttcgttatacaaattaaaattgaataaagATCATGATGCACCATATAAGTCAAGAGATAGTGAATGATATTTAATTATAAGTTAATCTATAAACTGATGATAGCAGGACACAAGaagaaattttaataatattaaaattgaaattcgagaatttttataattctaaaTTTTAGAGAATATCTCAATAAAATCATCTAAAATTAAGAgactattaataaaatttaacccCAATTTCAACACTATTAAATTAAAGCTGGTTAATACTAATGAATAATGAAGTACATGCTAACCTTTTTGTTCCCAAACAAAAGCCATgacttttaattgaattttgatttAATAGTATTGTAGACATTTTTAACATTAGAAAACTCAAATAATCTGAGtcaaaattcaattaataaaaataattaaatatataaacaaaattacaaaactattcgaAGATGAGGTGTAATGGACTATCAATAATACGTCAGAGATATGAGAAATCATGCAAAAACTGTAGTTTAGAGGTGTTGGTGGAAAGAACTTGATGGATTAAAATTTGTATATCAATTGTGGACTAGGAAGTTCTTATCTAAACCtgttttattatgaatttaagatataaatatgtgagatttatatatttaataaatgaatCTCGTTATAAATCTTACATTTTAGGTTCATGACAAATCAAGTGTaggtaaaaaaaaattctatggaATTAGACTATAATATCGATTTGGTTAGTAATTTTAGAGCCGGTTAATAACTCAGTTAGttaagaattcaattcaatttaattcggTTGATCAAATGCTCACCCCTATATGAACACATTGACCTTATTAATATGTACATGTGTCCAGCTAGATGCATGACGGGTATGCTAAATGGAATCTTCCATTTAATATATGTGAATTTGAGAAAAAAGTTTTTCTTACTTTGATAGTGATGATTAGAAAATGGAGACATCTTAAATagaaaaaatatcaaagaaaaataataaaattaattaagaggAAAActatacatttaaaaaaaaaaaaaaagaagatagaGTTTTCAATAATGAAGACAAAATATAAATTTGAAGTATAAAATTTCGTACTGCTGTAATTTTACATgaaaaaatttaagataaattttgtgtaaaataaaattataattatcttAATTTGAAGGGTTTGATCGTATTCACATAACATTtagattatataataattaaataaaaaaaagtaataaaaataaacttttaaaataaaGCTTACAAAAATATCCTGTTTCctgaatataatttaaaataattaaaagttacaccaatatagaaaaaaaaaatctaaatttctCTTTTAGCATAACAATTGAATAATCAACCCTTAAACATAACCCATCCCCTGGTAGGACACCACAGCATcactatatatatatgtgtacacCCAGCTAGCTATGCACCCCATTCTCCATAAGTGCTCAATCCTATTCCATTCAAAGCAATCAACCATGAACAAGACTTCTGTGCTCCTCGGCCTTACTTTCACCTTTCTTTTTTGTGGTAATCTCTACTTgatagcatatatatatatatatatatatatatatatatatatacatattaatgAAATTTAACTATAAGGGATATTGGCTATggtttttgtatttatttttttatttgaattcaaTTATACCTTAATATAATTgagttcttaattttttttctttatgtttTTATAGAAATTTAGAAATATTATGAAACgggttaataattttatttttatatatttttcataTAGAAGTTTAATTTTCACAGTGAAGCCATTGGTTTATATATTAATTACTGTCGATTAATCATGCAGGAGCTCACCCGGCGAAGATAACTTTCACAAACAATTGTCCATATACAGTATGGCCAGGAACCTTAACGGGCGGCAACAGGCCTCAACTCTCAAGCACCGGTTTTCAGTTAGCAACCAAAGAAACTCAATCCCTCGATGCTCCAGCCCCTTTCACTGGAAGGTTTTGGGGCCGAACACTGTGTTCCACCGACTCCTCTGGCAGGTTCACTTGTGCAACTGGTGATTGTGGATCAGGACAAGTATCATGCAACGGCGCTGGTGGAAATCCACCAGTTAGCCTCGTAGAATTCACTTTAGCAGAAAACAATGGACAAGATTTTTACGACATTAGCCTCGTTGATGGGTTTAACGTGCCAGTATCAGTGTCTCCACAAGGCGGGTCTGGTAATAACTGCACTACTGCGAGCTGTCCAGGAAATGTAAACTCAGTCTGCCCTACACAATTAGCAGTTAAAGGGTCTGATGGAAGCATAATTGCTTGCAAGAGTGCATGCGAGGAATTCAACCAGCCAGAATATTGCTGCACAGGGAACTTCAATACCCCAGAAACTTGCAAACCCACAAATTATTCAATGATCTTCAAGAACCAGTGCCCTCAGGCTTATAGCTACGCTTATGATGATTCAAGTAGCACCTTTTCTTGCAGCGGTGGAGCTAACTACGCTATCACTTTCTGTCCATGATGAAGACTTTAGGTTGAAAATTAAGTAGTGGATTAAATAAAACAAAAGTCTGGACAGACTTGACAGAAATTAATACTATTATCGGTAATTAAGGGTGTATGAATAAGCACCAATTTTTGGTGAATTATTAATATATACTTTTTCCTTGATGAATTAtacaataatattaaatatttgatATCCGTAGCCGTTTGTTCTTTTTGTGCAcccttttccctttttttttttttttaattgattctgGGGTTGGaattcaaaatctcaacaattctaATTTTACTGAATTAGaagttcattatttttttttgtagTGGTTATGTTTGGATATCATacgataaataaattaatttatttataataaaatataaattaatttatttaaaatttttataaattaattatttaattctaattataTTAAAACCTAATAAAAAGATGGTTGATCAACCAATGCCATTGCAAGAAAGACAGTTATTTTCGTTAAAAATACAGAGCATCCAATGGACTCAGCCATAGCAGAGTAGTCTGAGAGAAGCCAAGAAGAACAGATACCAAGGCTGGC
It encodes:
- the LOC110647926 gene encoding thaumatin-like protein 1b; translation: MHPILHKCSILFHSKQSTMNKTSVLLGLTFTFLFCGAHPAKITFTNNCPYTVWPGTLTGGNRPQLSSTGFQLATKETQSLDAPAPFTGRFWGRTLCSTDSSGRFTCATGDCGSGQVSCNGAGGNPPVSLVEFTLAENNGQDFYDISLVDGFNVPVSVSPQGGSGNNCTTASCPGNVNSVCPTQLAVKGSDGSIIACKSACEEFNQPEYCCTGNFNTPETCKPTNYSMIFKNQCPQAYSYAYDDSSSTFSCSGGANYAITFCP